In the Zingiber officinale cultivar Zhangliang chromosome 5A, Zo_v1.1, whole genome shotgun sequence genome, GCTTCTACTATATTATCGTCCCCACGTTCTCCTTTCCATTTCCGTGCACTCATTTTCTCCTCGATTTCCTGCGTGTCGATTGGCAAAAGGGGAAGGGAAGAAGGATGCAGGAAGCGATCCCGTACCTGTCGGCGCGGCCGCGCTTCCCCCCTCCGGGGATCGAAGCCGCCGACGAACGCCCCCTGTCGGCGCCGGGTGGGCTTTCGACTTCGCCGGCGGATTCCTCGTCGTCCTCCTCCGCGTCGCTCTCCGGCGGCGACGGCGAAGGCGCGGGGGGGATGAGGCGGCTGGTGGCGGAGAATCCGGCGGTGGTGCTGGCGCGGAGGGGCTGCTGCATGGGCCACGTGGCGAGGAGGCTGCTTCTGGGGCTGGGGGTCAATCCGGCGGTGTGCGAGGTCGGGGAGGAGGCGGCGGCCGAGGCGGCGGCGCTGGCGGAAGGCGCGGCGGAAATCGAAGTCGCTGGAGGGGATCTCAGGCGGCCTCTGATTCTCCCGGTGGTGTTCGTGGGGGGAAAGCTTCTCGGCGGGCTCGATCGCCTTCTCGCCGT is a window encoding:
- the LOC121983200 gene encoding monothiol glutaredoxin-S3-like encodes the protein MQEAIPYLSARPRFPPPGIEAADERPLSAPGGLSTSPADSSSSSSASLSGGDGEGAGGMRRLVAENPAVVLARRGCCMGHVARRLLLGLGVNPAVCEVGEEAAAEAAALAEGAAEIEVAGGDLRRPLILPVVFVGGKLLGGLDRLLAVHITGELVPILKQAGALWL